The Apus apus isolate bApuApu2 chromosome 1, bApuApu2.pri.cur, whole genome shotgun sequence nucleotide sequence CTAAGGTAAATGCAGATGTGCCTACATAACAGACTGATAGTTCAAGTAAAAACAAGATTCACATATTTTTCTACTCCACTTTTGAACTCAAACAGTGTTTAAATCTGAGCAACAAATGGTTCAATATTGACAGAGATTATGTAATGATTACAAAGCTATGGGCAGATACATAAATTAAGTAGATGTTAACAGAATACCCACCAACATGCTGCTGCAttcatagaaaaataaattgtaacaAAACATCAAAGCATTCCCTGAACCATTATAAAGTGTCTCACTTGAATATAATGTTACTAACTCACACATGCACTACAATGTTacatgtgaaattaaaaaacaaacaagatatgtcatatatattttatagttAGTCCTACTCTTAATTTATCTTAACACTTTAAAACATTATGATTGTCTCATTAAgcttgcaaattatttttacaaaaaaacaaacaaaacaaaaaaaacccaaaacaaaaaactgtgaaGAGTTAAAAAGTCTTActaaggaaaggaaacaaaggcaCAACTACGTCGAACTTCGGGGAAGAACTGAAGCATCTTGGAGTTTCGCACAGTATCCATTAGATGTCACTAAAGTTTTAACAATTACTTGGGAATTTAAAACGAACACCCTAAGCGTGGAGGGGAAAAATCCCTactgccttctgctgctcttaAATCCCTAGCAATTCTCcaccccccttccctccccacccccccccccaaccttCCCAATATATAACTCATTTCCTCTCTGGAGTGATAATGACTGAAGTATCAGTTACTCAAATCTGCCTCATGCTTCTATTGCACACCCActtctttggtttcttttgaaCGTGCTTTTTTAGATAAATAACTCTGAAAGAACAACAATTATATTTacaataaagtaatttttttttcttgctacaTTTTTCCTACTTTTAAATCAAGTAAATCAGCAGTCTGCAGAATTTGGTAATCAGTTTTTCAATTAagaatttaaaagcaataaGGAAATAACTTTCTGAATTACTAAAAGCAAGAGTTCCTAAGCTCAGTCAGCAACACAGCCAATAAATGTTAACTTTCTGCTAAGCAGCTGGAAACATGAGTaagaaattctgctttctttatCTGACTGAGCCTTTAacaaagaagcagaggaagctatttttgtctttcagatataataattcaaaattatgCAGCCTAAAAATGGATCACTGAGCCAGAGGAGAGATCTGACTTGCAATGAAGACCAAACACATCTCTGGTTATAGCTTATGTTTAAACAGTTGTAGATAGGCATTCCTCACAGACTTATCTGAGACATTGTCCACTTTTCAGAATTCAAGTAAGCAGCCACCTTTTAGCTTTGCTGCACTTTTCAACCCCCAATTACACATTTATGGGACCAGCTTCTGCAATAATGACTTGTATGTGCAGCTCCACTTCCATTCTTATACAGCTTTTGCCTCTCATTCTTTCCCACTATTTCTatcatctttatttcttttccagtgtgGATttatgcagttaaaaaaaaaacctgtaaaactTAATCACAATAACATCCTCAAACTTTAACCTTGTAGAATTAGTATTTCATCTCTCCTCTGTATAAATactatttccatttaaaaccagTCCTCTGACAGCTGTTCTGACAGAGATCTCCTTCCTCAACTCAACCTTCAACTCAACCTTCTTTTCAACTTTCTCTTTaccttctccagaaaaaaacactttaaaaccTTCCACAGATTTCACAGAACAGACCAGCAGATCTCATCTGCCTTCCATCTATAACAGTTCTCCCACAAATTATACAGTAActatttgaaaacagaaaggtAGTGCAAATTAATGTCATCTCAAAGATAGTGCTCCAACTAATTATTTTCCAGACagtttaattcattttttaaccCATCAATTTGCACATCCTTACTTGTAAAGCTACCattaaagcaaagaagaaaaataaaataaaatcttatttcaTAGCATCCTAGAAAATGGATTACAGTTTCACAGCTTGCACCAAGATAACTTGGAAAACTCCCTAGGCACACAGAGGGTTGCAAACTGATGTACAAACATGCAGAATCCCTTACTTATGGGTGCAAGATGCTAAGTGACCTGGCTTATGGAACTAAGTCTATAGCAAAATTCAGGTACCCCGGCATCACAAAACAGTCttccaaataaagaaaactactctctgctgctctttgtaCATTGGGTTTGGCATGCTATACTGACATTCGGTAGCGTGCATTTTCCTGAGTGTCCTTTGGCCCCCTTTTAACCAGGTTTCCACACCCCACCAAGGGCTTCTTCAAGTCTTTCTCTGTAAGTCGCATAACGCTTCTTTAAGATTTGCAgttgctcattttcttctttgtccaGTATACGCAAGAAGTTTTTCAGTTCAGGAATACTAAAAGCTTCCCACTGGAAAGcgaaagagagaaaaggatgGACAAGATTAACAGAAAGTACACAAGTTATTTATatacacagtatttttaagcaaaacctCAGATGCTCAAAACAAATTCCAACTGGAACAGCATCAGGCACCTTTCCTTGCAAATCGTAGGgatctgaaaacattttcctattttaaactgttttttgttCTGCAAGCAACAACTGGTCAGTCTAACCACAAATCACATGTTTACAAAATGCTCCAAGTaaatataagaagaaaaaaatctgcttccaAAAAATGGATCGTCTTGTCAACACAGATCAAACAGGAGCCCGTTCATCCATGAAgttaaacacacacaaaaccagcatGAGTGTAACATACCATGACTTCTCCAGTTTCATGCTCGCGTAGAACAAAACTGAGCATTTCTGTTCTGGGACCTGCCACCAAACGCAGGTAGAGGGGATGTTCTCGGTCTGACAGCTTGCATGTATaaactgaaggagaagaaaatgacaGTAATTATCATCTTTCCTAACAAAGTTTTGGGTGCTTTGAATGATTAACAGTGGCTCATGTTATAAAATTTCAGAGACAGGCATGCACAGCCAGAAAACTTAAATATTCTACATACTGTCTACGTATTAGTCTACATACTGGTTTTGAACAAATGAGTTTTTAGGGAGGAGATGAGCAGATTGGATGACTGATGGTATCAGGGCAACACTACATTCACACAGGAATGAAATGTCCTCCAGTCAACACAGTACACCATCTGAAtacaagcacacacaaaaaaatacaacatgGGCCTGCTGCTATAACTAAGCACTTAAGACATCGGAGCTGTGATATCACTATTCTGATaccttttccactgaaaatctCACACATGAAGCCTAAGAGACAACTCTGCCTGCGTGACAGTTCTGGTGTGACTGGCAGTCAGAAACATCTGAACATTTCAGTTCTCAATATCCATAGAAGAAGGCAGAACCGAAGTGCAAGAACACCACGTTGGCAAAACGTGGTTTCCACTACAAATACCTTTCGCATCTTCTGGTATTTCCAAATGCAACATCCAAAGAAACTTCCAACTGCAGTCTCTGCACTGGAAGAGCCACGTGCACTAACTCCCATCAACACAGTGCATGCCTGTGCCCATGATGCACATCCCTTCAACAGCTCTCTGCCAATGCAAGGACTTCAGGCATCAGAGACACCACAATCtctctttcaaaaaatacaTCCTGCAATTTTATCTCACAAATCTGCAGTCTATCAGGCTATCTGAAATTCAGAGCTTGAATAAGGGGCATCTTCAATAAAATATAATGGACTGCGAGGCATAGGAGATCTGTGCAGATGGTTTAGTGGGTTCTCTAGTATTTTGTGAATGATCCTGATATATCCCCAAGTCATTTACTCTCTTACCcatgctgcttttcaaaaataaagatGAGAGAGCAAGATTGTCACCTCCATTTATCTGAGCTCTTCCACCCTGCTTATTTAAGTATTCCTACAGCACAACTCCCTCCCCAGGCCCCTGAAACTACCAAAATGCCACAAGCCTAACTTATACCTTGGTCTTCCTTGTGACAGCGTTTATAAAGTGCAAACTTGGCAGGGTTGTCAGCCACCAAAAACTTTTTGAGCAAAGCCTCAATTACTTCACGAACAGTATTGGTGCTGCTGATGTGAAGGGTATTGATGCAGCCATCCGGCAAGTAAAAGGCAGTTTGGTTATTGCTGGGAGCACATCTCCCCTGGCTCTGGGAAGACTGCACAGTGATTGGTCTGCATAGTTCCATCTGAACTTTGATGAAGCCAGTGTAAATCCCGTTTGCGTTCTGCAACAGAAGGAAAGTGTCGGACTGTTAAAAGCAGTAATGACCAGTAGTGACAaaccagcagagcaggcaggttAAAATGGTCATGgggaacagaaattaaatgccACTGTAATACATGATGTGTCCTAGGAAATACATTGTTTCAATAATCAGAGATTTATTCTTTCTGGTGTATCTGCTTCTTAACAATATGCACTGAATAATAATACCTGCCTTCTTCTTAATAATACCTACTGAATTCTAAAAGTATTGGGCTCTCATCAAGCAAACGTGCTAAGTTTTCACATTAGAAGAGAACTATGAAGACCACTAACACACATCTTTATCAACAGATTTTATGCAGGTATACAGAAACTATCTCACATATTTTAGCAGTGCTCACCAAATTAGTCAAAGGCATTCAGGTGCTCAAATCCCATTGCAATTAAAAAAGGAACCAGAATAAATGCCAATCTAATCAAcatttctaattatttattCCGGTTGCTTCTGAAAGACAAAGTAACAAAACGGATTAAACCTTACTGAGCCAGAAAACTTCAGGCATTTTGCTTTTAGGCATACTGACTCCTGACCCACACGCAAAAGCATAACAAAATCTTTTTAGTACATAGTCATATGGTTTAGCATATAATGGAACTTCAAAATTTCCATATACTGTACACCTACCGGACTATGTAATGTATCAGAAAAATCTGGACAATGCAATGACTGAGTAACAGCTTGCTTAGCAGATAGATGTGGATTTTGTTAGTATGGTCTGCAGTAGGCAGGACTCAATCTTAGATCAGGTCCACAATCCTTGGAAATAAAAAGTCTAGATGCATTCCATT carries:
- the RASSF3 gene encoding ras association domain-containing protein 3 isoform X2, translated to MDCLAPQDTLDPSYSNGQDVEKEREPHVYLSKEEIKEKIQSYNSSVTDKLKMTLNANGIYTGFIKVQMELCRPITVQSSQSQGRCAPSNNQTAFYLPDGCINTLHISSTNTVREVIEALLKKFLVADNPAKFALYKRCHKEDQVYTCKLSDREHPLYLRLVAGPRTEMLSFVLREHETGEVMWEAFSIPELKNFLRILDKEENEQLQILKKRYATYRERLEEALGGVWKPG
- the RASSF3 gene encoding ras association domain-containing protein 3 isoform X1, whose translation is MTWTSSMSSGYSSLEEEESEEFFFTARTSFFRRPPGKTRAAPQDVEKEREPHVYLSKEEIKEKIQSYNSSVTDKLKMTLNANGIYTGFIKVQMELCRPITVQSSQSQGRCAPSNNQTAFYLPDGCINTLHISSTNTVREVIEALLKKFLVADNPAKFALYKRCHKEDQVYTCKLSDREHPLYLRLVAGPRTEMLSFVLREHETGEVMWEAFSIPELKNFLRILDKEENEQLQILKKRYATYRERLEEALGGVWKPG
- the RASSF3 gene encoding ras association domain-containing protein 3 isoform X3, producing MKGSLEEAPEDVEKEREPHVYLSKEEIKEKIQSYNSSVTDKLKMTLNANGIYTGFIKVQMELCRPITVQSSQSQGRCAPSNNQTAFYLPDGCINTLHISSTNTVREVIEALLKKFLVADNPAKFALYKRCHKEDQVYTCKLSDREHPLYLRLVAGPRTEMLSFVLREHETGEVMWEAFSIPELKNFLRILDKEENEQLQILKKRYATYRERLEEALGGVWKPG